The genomic segment CCTACTGACAGTGATGGGTGCCCTCGCAGGTGCAATGGGACCACTCGCCAACCAATTCATTTTGAGTCTAGGGCCAGCGATCGCCTTTGGGGTTGCATCTATCGTCTTATTAGGGTCCGCAGCACTGCTCCGCAGTGTCCAGCCTGAGGCTCAAGTTGAGGCACCATCCTTATCTCTCTCTAATGCGAAGTCACGTCTATCAGTCATCCGATTGATTCTGATATTTATAGTGGGATGGGGCTTTGGCATGGGATTTCGATTACAAATGTTTGCCTTCCCCAAAATTTTGGCTGAGATTCCTGGACTTGATGTGAAATTGATCCTGGGAGCGATCTTTGTAACCATTGCCTTAACAGCTATCCCGACAGGGGCTGTGGCGCGCAGAATCGGAAATCGATCGGCCATGACGATCGGGTTTAGTGGCATGATCGTGACGCTAGCCTTGATGAGCTTCGTCCATCAAACGATTGCGGCTGTCGTGGCAGCAATCTCTCTTGGAACCTGTTTAAGTCTAGTCAACAATGGAACTCTACCCTTTGCCCTATCAATGGTCCCCACAGACAAGGCTGGCGTAGGAACCGGGATGTTCTTCAGCGGTGGGGCGCTAGCCGCAAATTTGTTTGGTTCACTGTTTAAAGAGACAGATACATTCGCACCCTCAATACTGCTATTGACTGCAATCATTGGCTGGTTCGTTGCCATGGTTGCCGTTGGGAGCAGCCGCAAGCTTGAAGCCTGAACAGGGGGATTGTTGTAATCAGCAGCCAGGAATCTCGACTGGGGAGCCTATTGCGGAATGTGCTGGTAGGTCTTGGCCATCGATTGAAACTCAGGCATATATTGCGCGGCATCATCCTGACCCACGATGCCAATCATGATGACGTAGCCCCCCGCCTCGGGGAACAGCATGGCTTGATAGATCTTTAAAGGGACTTGGGATTGGCTATCTTTGGCGTTGGCAATGATTTCGAAACCCTCTTGGTTGTTAATTGCGATCGCATCTACCTTTGCCACCTCGATCTCCTGAATTTGAGAGAACTGTT from the Acaryochloris thomasi RCC1774 genome contains:
- a CDS encoding MFS transporter, whose translation is MTTTLPQSRILWPQVFALAMVQGAIVLSWVIYNLYLGDLLKQFGFSAGFVFSIILLENSLAIVMEPLMGRFSDQTQRWFGSRFPFIAGGVILASFLLIAIPTIVIFGQPIGLIRWLLPIVVVAWALSMTLFRSPALSLMGRYAYGSGLPQAVSLLTVMGALAGAMGPLANQFILSLGPAIAFGVASIVLLGSAALLRSVQPEAQVEAPSLSLSNAKSRLSVIRLILIFIVGWGFGMGFRLQMFAFPKILAEIPGLDVKLILGAIFVTIALTAIPTGAVARRIGNRSAMTIGFSGMIVTLALMSFVHQTIAAVVAAISLGTCLSLVNNGTLPFALSMVPTDKAGVGTGMFFSGGALAANLFGSLFKETDTFAPSILLLTAIIGWFVAMVAVGSSRKLEA